A single window of Methylomarinum sp. Ch1-1 DNA harbors:
- a CDS encoding ABC transporter permease → MKKEQFQFTIEAGKAERHYWMDLWRYRELFYILAWRDIAVRYKQTIIGVLWAVLRPLLTMMIFVVVFGKIAKLPSEGVPYPIYVFAAMLPWTFFATAFSDASNSLIGNSNLISKVYFPRIIIPAASVIVSVVDFLISFLILLALMVWYRYLPSWQMVALPFLLFLAFFAALGMGLLIASLNVKYRDFRFVIPFIVQLGLYISPVGFSSTIIPEQYRVFYYLNPMVGVIDGFRWAISGGTTGLNRDELMISLTMIVLLCFIGITHFRNTEKTFADVI, encoded by the coding sequence ATGAAAAAAGAACAATTTCAATTCACCATTGAAGCGGGGAAAGCCGAACGTCATTACTGGATGGATTTATGGCGTTACAGAGAGCTTTTTTATATTTTGGCGTGGAGAGACATTGCGGTTCGTTATAAACAAACCATTATCGGTGTTTTATGGGCTGTGCTTCGTCCTTTATTGACGATGATGATATTTGTCGTGGTATTCGGCAAGATCGCTAAGTTGCCTAGTGAGGGAGTTCCTTATCCTATTTATGTTTTTGCCGCGATGTTGCCGTGGACGTTTTTTGCCACGGCGTTTTCCGATGCCAGTAATAGCCTGATTGGTAATTCCAACTTGATTTCTAAAGTATATTTCCCCCGTATAATTATTCCTGCGGCCTCTGTTATCGTTTCCGTCGTGGATTTTTTGATCTCTTTTTTAATTTTACTGGCTCTAATGGTTTGGTATCGCTATTTGCCGAGTTGGCAAATGGTTGCTTTGCCGTTTTTGTTATTTTTGGCATTCTTTGCCGCTCTGGGTATGGGTTTATTGATCGCTTCGTTAAACGTCAAATACAGGGATTTTCGTTTCGTTATTCCTTTTATCGTTCAGCTTGGGCTTTATATTTCTCCAGTTGGGTTCAGCTCAACGATTATTCCGGAACAATACCGGGTCTTTTATTATTTGAATCCAATGGTCGGCGTTATCGACGGTTTTCGCTGGGCGATCAGTGGTGGCACTACTGGTTTGAATCGTGACGAATTGATGATTTCATTGACAATGATCGTTTTGCTCTGCTTCATTGGCATTACGCACTTTAGAAATACCGAAAAAACCTTTGCGGACGTGATTTAA
- a CDS encoding CinA family protein, giving the protein MDIEIFALAEQLGAVLESKGVMIAVAESCTGGGICQVITEVPGSSAWFDRGFVTYSNDAKKDLLGVKQASLEQFGAVSQQVATEMAAGALQHSLADITVAVTGLAGPGGATLDKPVGTVFIAWKHKSREGRCERFLFSGSRAEIRQQTIKMALKGCLELGKNS; this is encoded by the coding sequence ATGGATATCGAAATATTTGCGCTGGCCGAACAGCTGGGTGCTGTTCTGGAAAGCAAGGGCGTGATGATTGCCGTTGCCGAATCCTGTACCGGTGGCGGCATTTGTCAGGTCATCACCGAGGTGCCGGGCAGTTCGGCCTGGTTTGACCGAGGCTTTGTGACCTACAGCAACGATGCGAAAAAAGACCTGCTGGGCGTCAAACAGGCCAGTCTGGAACAATTCGGCGCCGTTAGTCAACAGGTCGCTACGGAAATGGCGGCAGGCGCATTGCAACATAGCCTGGCCGATATCACCGTGGCCGTGACCGGCCTTGCCGGTCCCGGCGGAGCGACCTTGGATAAACCGGTGGGAACGGTATTTATCGCCTGGAAGCATAAAAGCAGAGAAGGGCGTTGTGAAAGATTTTTGTTTAGCGGCTCCCGCGCCGAGATCCGCCAGCAAACGATTAAGATGGCTTTAAAAGGGTGTTTGGAACTTGGAAAAAACAGTTAA
- the mutS gene encoding DNA mismatch repair protein MutS encodes MTTKSKTANQHTPMMQQYLRIKSQHPDTLLFYRMGDFYELFFDDAKKAAQILDITLTSRGHSAGQPIPMAGIPYHAAEGYLARLLKNGVSVAICEQVGDPAKSKGPVERKVVRIVTPGTVTDEALLEDRQDNLLVAVSRLENHVGIACLDLTSGKFVLQQLSSEEELISEIERLNPAELLCSEDDKLPTHLNERRGLCKRPPWHFDLQSATQLVLKQFNTHDLKGFGCEHLSAAISAAGCLLQYVKDTQQSALPHIQGIAVENSHESIALDASSRRNLELDTHPSGDMRYTLFGVLDKTATAMGSRCLRRWINRPLRNHNTLNGRYACVDTLLQQQLYETVQSSLRQVGDIERISSRIALKSARPRDLVVLRNTLAVLPELQAQLSGAENSHLEALRQQIGEQPESLALLQRAIIDNPPVLIRDGGVIAAGYNQELDELRNLSQNADQFLLDMESRERETTGINNLKVNYNRVHGYYIEISRLHADKAPAHYTRKQTLKSAERYITEELKAFEDKVLSAREKSLAFEKSLYDELLEHIGGSLAVIQQCATALAELDVLVNFAERADTLNLTQPLLTDDPGLEIEGGRHLVVEQVSDIPFVANDLSFSNQRRMLVITGPNMGGKSTYMRQSALIVLMMHIGCYVPAKSASCGPIDKIFTRIGASDDLAGGRSTFMVEMSETANILHNATANSLILMDEIGRGTSTFDGLSLAWACADYLAKQTKAFTLFATHYFELTTLADEQKNIHNIHLDAMEHGDKIIFLHSVKDGPANQSYGLQVASLAGVPKSVIANAKSKLQQLEDHAYLQQQAETGNSQLDIFSSKECHPAVCLVEEVNPDNLSPRQALDLLYRLKELVE; translated from the coding sequence ATGACAACTAAATCGAAAACCGCCAATCAACATACCCCAATGATGCAGCAATATCTGCGCATCAAGTCTCAACATCCGGACACACTGCTTTTTTACCGCATGGGGGATTTCTATGAATTATTCTTTGATGACGCCAAGAAAGCGGCGCAAATTCTCGACATCACCCTGACCAGCCGGGGACACTCGGCCGGACAGCCGATTCCGATGGCCGGCATTCCCTATCATGCCGCCGAAGGTTATCTTGCCCGCCTGTTGAAAAACGGCGTCTCGGTGGCGATCTGCGAACAGGTCGGCGATCCGGCCAAAAGCAAGGGCCCGGTGGAACGCAAGGTCGTGCGTATCGTCACGCCGGGCACGGTGACCGACGAGGCCTTGCTGGAAGACCGCCAAGACAACCTGCTGGTTGCCGTCAGTCGACTGGAAAACCATGTCGGCATCGCCTGCCTGGACCTGACCAGCGGTAAATTCGTGCTGCAACAGCTTAGCTCCGAAGAAGAACTGATCAGCGAAATTGAACGACTGAATCCTGCCGAATTACTGTGCAGTGAAGACGACAAACTACCGACTCACTTAAACGAACGGCGGGGTTTATGTAAAAGACCGCCATGGCATTTCGATTTGCAAAGCGCCACCCAGCTGGTGCTAAAACAGTTCAACACCCACGATCTGAAAGGTTTCGGCTGCGAGCATCTGAGCGCGGCGATCAGCGCGGCCGGTTGCCTATTGCAATATGTCAAGGACACCCAGCAAAGCGCCCTGCCTCATATTCAGGGTATTGCGGTCGAAAACAGCCATGAAAGTATTGCCTTGGATGCTTCCAGCCGCCGCAATCTGGAACTGGATACCCATCCCAGCGGGGATATGCGCTACACCTTATTCGGCGTGCTGGACAAAACGGCGACGGCGATGGGCAGCCGCTGTCTGCGTCGCTGGATCAATCGCCCCTTACGCAATCACAACACACTTAACGGACGTTATGCCTGTGTCGACACGCTGTTGCAGCAGCAGCTCTACGAAACGGTACAAAGCAGTTTGAGACAGGTCGGCGACATCGAGCGTATCAGCTCGCGGATCGCTTTGAAGTCCGCTCGGCCGCGTGATCTCGTAGTATTGCGCAATACCCTGGCGGTCTTGCCGGAGCTACAGGCGCAATTATCCGGCGCGGAAAATTCGCATCTCGAAGCGCTCCGCCAACAAATCGGCGAACAACCGGAGTCGCTGGCTTTGCTGCAACGCGCCATTATCGACAACCCGCCGGTCTTGATACGCGATGGCGGCGTCATCGCCGCCGGCTACAATCAGGAGCTGGACGAATTGCGCAACTTGAGTCAGAACGCCGACCAGTTTTTGCTCGACATGGAAAGCCGCGAACGAGAAACGACCGGCATCAACAACCTGAAAGTCAATTACAACCGCGTGCATGGCTATTATATCGAGATCTCACGCTTGCATGCCGACAAGGCGCCCGCCCATTACACCCGCAAGCAGACGCTGAAAAGCGCCGAACGTTACATTACCGAGGAACTGAAAGCCTTCGAAGACAAGGTGCTGAGCGCCCGGGAAAAATCGCTGGCATTCGAAAAATCCCTGTATGACGAATTGCTAGAGCACATTGGCGGCTCCTTAGCCGTCATTCAGCAATGTGCGACGGCGCTGGCCGAACTGGATGTCTTGGTCAATTTCGCCGAGCGCGCCGACACCTTGAACCTGACCCAACCGCTGCTGACCGATGATCCCGGTCTCGAAATCGAAGGCGGCCGGCATTTGGTGGTCGAACAGGTTTCCGATATTCCCTTTGTCGCCAACGACCTGTCATTTTCCAATCAGCGCCGCATGCTGGTCATCACTGGCCCGAACATGGGCGGTAAATCGACCTATATGCGGCAATCGGCGCTGATCGTGCTGATGATGCATATCGGCTGCTATGTGCCGGCCAAGTCGGCCAGCTGCGGCCCTATCGACAAGATCTTCACCCGCATCGGCGCCTCGGACGATCTGGCCGGCGGCCGCTCTACATTCATGGTCGAAATGTCGGAAACCGCCAACATCCTCCACAACGCCACCGCCAACAGCTTGATCCTGATGGATGAAATCGGTCGCGGCACCAGCACCTTCGACGGCCTGTCGCTGGCCTGGGCCTGCGCCGATTATCTGGCCAAGCAAACCAAGGCCTTCACGCTATTCGCCACCCATTATTTCGAGCTGACGACGCTGGCCGACGAGCAAAAAAACATACACAACATCCATCTGGATGCGATGGAGCACGGCGACAAGATTATTTTTCTGCATTCGGTCAAGGATGGACCGGCCAATCAGAGCTACGGCCTGCAAGTCGCCTCGCTGGCCGGGGTGCCGAAATCGGTGATCGCCAACGCTAAAAGCAAATTACAGCAACTGGAAGACCATGCCTACCTGCAACAGCAGGCAGAGACCGGCAACAGTCAACTGGATATATTTTCATCGAAGGAATGCCATCCGGCAGTCTGCCTGGTGGAGGAAGTCAATCCGGACAATTTGAGTCCTAGGCAGGCGTTGGATTTGCTCTATCGGCTGAAGGAGTTGGTCGAATAA
- a CDS encoding flippase, with protein sequence MVSLHSTHPCILITVMFKRLKNRPNLQKVLANTGWLFADRILRMGVGLFVGVWVARYLGPEQFGLLNYAVAFVSLFGAIAGLGLNGIVVRDLVNDPENAKATLGTAFVLQIIGGLMAFCIAVVAIAIIRPGDELLKLMVALLGLVMVLKATDVVKYWFESQVQSKYSVWVENAAFLIFAGVKVILILQQAPLITFVWIVLAEAALVAVVLLIMFAWRGGRLRAWCVRGRRAKILLKDSWPLVLSGLAVMVYMRIDQIMLGQMLGDEAVGIYSAAVRISEMWYFIPTAIVASVFPSIIEAKKHSEALYYRRIQMLYDLMVWLGVLIALPITFCADWLVSSLFGYRYQQAGAVLALHIWAAIFVFLGVASGKWFLIENMQKCAFYRALTGMVVNIIVNFELIPTYGVIGAAMGTLASQVVAAYLYDAVQKNTRKTFALKTASLLPFMLFIRKRFQLNEAVN encoded by the coding sequence ATGGTTTCATTGCATTCTACCCATCCTTGTATCTTAATTACTGTCATGTTTAAACGCTTAAAAAACCGTCCCAATTTGCAAAAAGTTCTGGCGAACACAGGTTGGCTTTTTGCTGATCGTATTTTGCGTATGGGAGTAGGTTTGTTCGTTGGCGTGTGGGTAGCGCGTTATTTGGGGCCAGAACAATTTGGTTTGTTAAATTATGCCGTTGCCTTTGTTTCACTGTTTGGTGCGATTGCTGGTCTGGGATTGAATGGTATTGTCGTGCGCGATTTGGTCAACGATCCGGAAAATGCTAAAGCTACGCTTGGGACTGCTTTTGTATTGCAAATTATCGGCGGCCTGATGGCTTTTTGTATTGCAGTCGTCGCTATTGCTATTATCCGGCCCGGTGATGAACTGCTTAAGCTGATGGTCGCGCTGCTGGGCTTGGTTATGGTTTTGAAGGCCACTGACGTAGTGAAGTATTGGTTTGAATCACAGGTGCAATCCAAATATAGCGTTTGGGTGGAGAATGCCGCTTTTTTGATTTTTGCCGGAGTTAAAGTCATATTGATCTTGCAGCAAGCGCCGCTTATCACTTTCGTCTGGATTGTCTTGGCTGAAGCCGCCCTTGTGGCCGTGGTTTTATTAATCATGTTTGCTTGGCGTGGTGGAAGATTAAGAGCCTGGTGTGTTCGGGGCCGTCGCGCAAAAATTTTGCTTAAGGATAGTTGGCCGTTAGTTTTATCCGGTCTCGCTGTCATGGTCTACATGCGCATTGACCAAATTATGTTAGGTCAAATGTTGGGCGATGAAGCGGTCGGTATTTATTCGGCGGCAGTGCGTATCAGCGAGATGTGGTACTTCATTCCAACGGCAATCGTGGCCTCGGTGTTTCCGTCGATTATAGAAGCAAAAAAACACAGTGAGGCGCTTTATTATCGACGGATTCAGATGTTATATGACCTGATGGTTTGGTTAGGGGTATTAATCGCTCTACCGATTACTTTTTGTGCGGACTGGTTGGTTAGTTCTTTGTTTGGATATAGATATCAGCAAGCAGGAGCGGTATTGGCACTTCATATTTGGGCTGCAATTTTCGTCTTTCTTGGTGTGGCAAGTGGCAAATGGTTCTTGATCGAGAATATGCAGAAATGTGCATTCTATAGGGCATTAACTGGCATGGTTGTCAATATTATTGTGAACTTTGAGCTGATACCAACATATGGCGTTATCGGTGCGGCGATGGGCACTTTAGCATCACAGGTTGTTGCCGCTTATTTGTATGATGCCGTACAAAAAAATACAAGAAAGACTTTTGCACTTAAAACGGCATCACTATTGCCTTTTATGTTATTTATTCGGAAAAGGTTTCAGTTAAATGAAGCAGTTAATTAA
- a CDS encoding ATP-binding protein, whose translation MEQLKQGEGQTSEFKMTFQKEVIETIVSFANAKGGRVYIGVNDRGDIIGVKLNKESLQNWVNQIKQATSPSVIPDVDTAIVEGKTIVVMEVKEYPIKPVSVKHRYLVRKANANHIMSMDEIANEYLKTKNSSWDYYSDSQHNFRDISLKKIENAVRKIEKNLDKSFDDTPIQILHKYGLVRDDQITFGAYLLFAQDFCPLSGIQAGRFKTPTDIIDSISLNSDLFTEVEELTAFVKKHLMVEYIITGEPQRAHRYDYPLDAIREIVLNMIVHRDYRDSSDSVIKIFDDRMEFYNPGGLYDDLTVEQLITNNYQSKTRNKLIAMMFKECGLIEKYGSGISRIKKLCADQGLKEPIFEEKHKGFKVTLYKKTTQETTQEPTQETTQETVRKLSTQDQMLALIEQNSKITRVELAAQIGVSENAIKQQIAKLKKAGRLHRIGSTKGGYWEVQK comes from the coding sequence ATGGAACAACTTAAACAAGGTGAAGGACAAACGTCTGAGTTTAAAATGACTTTTCAGAAAGAAGTCATAGAAACCATTGTTTCCTTTGCCAACGCCAAAGGTGGAAGGGTTTATATAGGCGTTAATGACCGAGGCGATATTATCGGCGTTAAACTGAATAAAGAAAGTCTACAAAATTGGGTTAATCAAATAAAACAAGCAACCTCGCCTTCCGTCATTCCGGATGTTGACACGGCAATCGTAGAGGGAAAAACGATTGTTGTTATGGAGGTTAAAGAATATCCGATTAAGCCGGTTAGTGTTAAACATCGATATCTGGTGCGTAAAGCAAATGCCAATCACATCATGAGCATGGACGAAATTGCCAACGAATATCTTAAAACCAAAAATAGCAGTTGGGATTATTATTCGGATAGTCAACATAATTTCAGGGACATCAGTCTGAAAAAAATCGAAAATGCTGTCCGTAAAATAGAAAAAAATCTTGATAAATCGTTTGATGATACGCCGATACAGATTTTGCATAAATATGGCTTGGTTCGGGACGACCAAATCACCTTTGGCGCTTATTTATTGTTTGCACAAGATTTTTGCCCACTCAGCGGAATACAGGCTGGTCGCTTCAAAACCCCAACGGATATCATCGACAGTATTTCCCTTAATAGCGATTTGTTTACGGAAGTTGAAGAACTGACGGCCTTCGTTAAAAAGCATCTGATGGTAGAATACATCATTACCGGAGAACCTCAACGAGCGCACCGTTACGATTATCCACTCGATGCCATTCGAGAAATTGTACTTAATATGATCGTTCATAGAGACTATCGGGATAGTAGCGATTCGGTAATAAAAATATTCGATGACCGCATGGAGTTTTACAATCCTGGAGGGTTATACGACGACCTTACCGTTGAGCAGTTGATCACCAACAATTATCAATCAAAAACGCGCAACAAACTCATCGCCATGATGTTCAAAGAGTGCGGTTTGATCGAAAAATACGGTTCCGGCATAAGTCGAATTAAAAAGCTCTGTGCCGATCAAGGGCTAAAGGAGCCGATATTTGAAGAGAAACACAAAGGGTTTAAGGTAACGCTTTATAAAAAAACTACCCAAGAAACTACCCAAGAACCTACCCAAGAAACTACCCAAGAAACAGTCCGGAAGTTATCGACTCAAGATCAAATGCTGGCGCTTATTGAGCAAAACAGCAAAATAACGCGAGTGGAATTGGCCGCGCAAATTGGCGTGAGTGAAAACGCCATCAAACAACAAATTGCCAAATTAAAAAAAGCAGGTCGACTGCATCGGATTGGCAGCACTAAGGGCGGATACTGGGAAGTACAAAAATGA